A window of bacterium contains these coding sequences:
- a CDS encoding TetR/AcrR family transcriptional regulator: MEKGAPKKETKQKIFQTAIHLFARRGYDAVGIREIAKTAGVQISMINYYFEGKVGILREIVNETYRMYFETILSIGDESVALEQRMKTLVKNMVDFFRFNTELTIVGISAMPLDIPEIADLRIKWVTENRASLNRLFSEMGLDIKDDIKMSVVRSFLTNVIFGHFEGKYSWDLIINAPAKPKLLPKLEEINAGCRVSEDDFYRQYADTLATFYINGIKSIAAQDNK, translated from the coding sequence ATGGAAAAAGGTGCGCCAAAGAAAGAAACAAAGCAGAAGATATTTCAAACTGCTATACATCTATTTGCCAGACGTGGCTATGACGCTGTAGGCATTCGAGAAATCGCCAAGACTGCTGGAGTCCAGATCTCAATGATCAATTACTATTTCGAAGGCAAAGTCGGGATCCTGCGCGAGATCGTGAACGAAACGTACCGAATGTACTTTGAGACGATACTAAGCATTGGTGATGAAAGCGTGGCATTGGAGCAAAGGATGAAAACCCTGGTGAAGAATATGGTCGATTTCTTCAGGTTCAACACCGAACTGACGATCGTCGGCATCAGCGCCATGCCGCTCGATATCCCGGAGATCGCCGACCTCAGAATAAAATGGGTGACAGAAAATCGCGCCTCGCTGAACCGGTTGTTCTCGGAAATGGGATTGGATATCAAGGACGATATCAAGATGTCAGTTGTGCGCAGCTTCCTCACGAATGTCATTTTCGGGCACTTTGAGGGAAAATACTCCTGGGACTTAATAATCAATGCTCCGGCGAAACCCAAACTTCTGCCAAAATTAGAGGAAATTAACGCGGGATGCCGTGTATCCGAAGACGATTTCTACCGCCAATACGCTGACACTCTGGCAACATTTTATATCAATGGGATAAAAAGCATCGCTGCCCAAGATAATAAATAA
- a CDS encoding DUF5916 domain-containing protein, whose product MLLLMALIFTANEKAIEARTLTGPAPQIDGVIEDIWLQADSAYDFVQFVPYEKTEPTERTIVYVLQDDKNLYVAFKCHAEKNPPVACLTRDEDYVAISVDPNGAKTTGYFFLIYASELYWDGWILDGGTQQDLTWEGIWYHDVKMHPDRLEFEMKIPFNTIRYNKDLNEWGVQFLRHIAVTNENDLWTETAQSTGDLMTNWGTLKNISPKSSGYYFEFFPEGFVRYDKFENDSGGYDTKIKPRPSFNFKWDITPQTSINATTFPDFAQIESDPYTLNLSRYPTYLQERRPFFIEGTDIFRLSSLENGPFTPLEIFYTRRIGKLADGDAVPIIGGVKLTTMASKWSGGLLGAHTGEYTNEVYGLDEPARWFGVLRTKYQLMPSSDMGILLSSSFVDTANYNYALGADATYRNGRNQLLVQGAFSDYGSKKGWAVTSAFSGHLGILSTNIAMDAIDDSFDVRDIGFVPWVGQKRVIALCGPQFNFRQGFVRTTTVQPGFFLWRSPGSSDWSKGVLLSNSIGLRNMWGTYWELDAADGYEADTNFFYRSANFNFWGNLRGNNVNGGVYYEYTMNYARGFLAYQGSNWLTASYSILPPWSITMTVNTWLEWDPDNHVIALWPMLRPRTDIRLSPTMTLTILDQLVMYAPEADFDSLEYVSNRWGLIYSWNFSPKSWLYIAVNDYRSEDIDRSLALRYQIAAIKVKYLIYF is encoded by the coding sequence ATGTTGTTACTCATGGCTCTGATATTTACCGCAAACGAGAAAGCGATAGAAGCTCGCACTCTGACTGGTCCCGCCCCCCAGATCGACGGCGTCATCGAGGATATCTGGCTGCAGGCAGATTCGGCGTACGATTTTGTCCAGTTTGTCCCGTATGAAAAGACCGAACCGACAGAACGGACTATCGTTTATGTATTGCAGGACGATAAGAACCTTTATGTCGCTTTCAAGTGCCACGCGGAAAAAAATCCGCCGGTCGCTTGCCTGACCCGCGATGAGGATTATGTGGCTATCTCCGTCGATCCAAATGGTGCGAAAACAACCGGTTACTTTTTCCTTATATACGCCAGCGAGCTATACTGGGACGGGTGGATCCTTGACGGCGGCACTCAACAGGACCTGACCTGGGAAGGGATCTGGTACCATGATGTCAAAATGCACCCTGACCGGCTGGAATTCGAGATGAAGATACCTTTCAATACGATACGGTATAATAAAGATCTCAACGAGTGGGGCGTTCAGTTCCTCAGACATATCGCAGTAACCAACGAAAACGACCTCTGGACCGAAACCGCCCAGTCGACCGGGGATCTAATGACTAACTGGGGCACTTTGAAAAATATCAGCCCAAAATCATCCGGGTATTATTTCGAATTTTTCCCTGAAGGTTTCGTGCGCTATGATAAATTCGAAAACGACAGCGGCGGTTACGACACAAAAATAAAACCACGTCCCAGCTTTAATTTCAAGTGGGACATCACCCCCCAGACGTCCATAAATGCCACCACGTTCCCCGATTTTGCCCAGATCGAATCCGACCCCTACACTCTCAACCTCTCCCGCTACCCGACGTATCTGCAGGAACGCAGGCCATTCTTCATCGAAGGAACCGATATCTTCCGCCTTTCCAGCCTTGAAAACGGACCTTTTACACCGTTGGAAATCTTCTACACCCGGCGGATCGGCAAGCTCGCTGACGGCGACGCCGTACCGATCATCGGCGGCGTCAAGCTGACGACCATGGCATCTAAATGGAGCGGCGGACTCCTTGGCGCCCATACGGGCGAATACACTAATGAGGTGTACGGTCTGGATGAACCAGCCCGCTGGTTCGGCGTCTTGAGAACAAAATACCAGTTGATGCCGTCTTCCGACATGGGCATCCTTTTAAGTTCATCGTTCGTCGACACTGCCAATTACAATTACGCACTGGGAGCTGATGCAACGTATCGAAATGGACGCAATCAACTTCTCGTACAAGGCGCGTTCAGCGATTATGGTTCTAAAAAAGGATGGGCCGTTACATCGGCTTTCAGCGGCCATTTGGGCATACTGAGTACCAATATCGCGATGGATGCCATTGACGACAGTTTCGACGTCCGGGATATCGGCTTTGTGCCGTGGGTCGGCCAGAAAAGGGTCATTGCATTATGCGGACCACAATTCAATTTCCGCCAGGGCTTTGTGCGCACAACTACCGTTCAGCCGGGCTTTTTCCTGTGGCGATCGCCCGGCAGCTCAGACTGGTCAAAAGGCGTACTGCTGTCGAACAGCATCGGCCTGCGCAATATGTGGGGCACTTACTGGGAACTTGATGCGGCTGACGGCTACGAAGCCGATACCAACTTCTTTTACCGCAGCGCGAACTTCAATTTCTGGGGCAACCTGCGGGGGAACAACGTGAACGGCGGCGTTTACTACGAATACACGATGAACTACGCGCGCGGGTTCCTCGCTTATCAGGGCTCGAACTGGCTGACCGCGAGTTATTCCATCCTGCCCCCCTGGAGCATCACGATGACCGTCAATACATGGCTTGAATGGGACCCGGACAATCATGTGATCGCGCTCTGGCCCATGCTCAGGCCGAGAACTGATATCCGCCTGTCCCCTACCATGACGCTGACCATACTTGACCAGCTCGTCATGTATGCCCCGGAAGCGGATTTCGATTCCCTGGAATACGTCAGCAACCGCTGGGGTCTCATTTATTCATGGAACTTCAGCCCCAAGTCATGGTTATACATTGCGGTCAACGATTACCGCTCCGAGGATATCGACCGGTCACTGGCGCTCCGTTACCAGATCGCGGCGATCAAGGTGAAGTATTTGATATATTTTTAG
- a CDS encoding TetR family transcriptional regulator, which yields MEDKETKNPKEAKEAKQRIFDTAVSLFALKGYHGVGTREIAKSARVNIAMIHYYFEGKLGILKTIVNECHEKYLQMLTGIAPPDSPVEEHVRKLVHGIVEFFRENTALSLVGFATNPIDDPEVIALRTEWYERIGQAMKPFYDKLGANTADTIQMSLIRRPLIFTVMNLFESIYAKEQAPGYKSFIKEVDDNLYNRFADSLTNLYLYGYKGVINKEKPT from the coding sequence ATGGAAGACAAAGAAACCAAAAACCCTAAAGAAGCCAAAGAAGCCAAACAAAGAATTTTCGATACCGCGGTGTCCCTTTTTGCGTTGAAGGGCTATCACGGCGTGGGCACACGGGAGATCGCAAAAAGTGCCCGCGTAAATATCGCCATGATACACTATTATTTCGAAGGCAAACTGGGGATCCTGAAAACGATCGTCAATGAATGCCACGAAAAGTATCTCCAGATGCTCACCGGTATCGCGCCGCCAGATAGTCCGGTCGAAGAGCATGTCCGTAAACTTGTGCATGGTATCGTAGAATTTTTCAGGGAAAACACGGCATTGTCACTGGTCGGATTCGCGACCAATCCGATCGATGATCCGGAAGTCATCGCTTTGCGTACTGAATGGTACGAGCGGATCGGACAGGCCATGAAACCTTTCTATGATAAGCTGGGAGCCAACACTGCTGACACAATCCAAATGTCACTCATCAGGAGACCACTGATCTTCACCGTAATGAATCTCTTTGAATCTATATATGCCAAAGAACAGGCTCCCGGATATAAATCATTTATCAAAGAAGTAGATGATAATCTGTACAACAGGTTTGCAGATAGCCTGACTAACCTCTATTTATATGGTTACAAGGGTGTTATTAATAAAGAAAAACCTACCTAG
- a CDS encoding LysM peptidoglycan-binding domain-containing protein, with the protein MKKLISIVFVLFLLAPVLALAQEKITEEQAQAELLSVKDKLAQAEAKISSLESEIATLKSDIAALETKRSELETKLAELKETWKKCQYGRYKVVDGDWLSKISSMQKVYNDGKKWPMIYEANKGLIKNPNIIYPNWILLIPTLDVYTVAPGDCMWLIASYLSIYSDAKKWPEVYEANKDKIKDADMIYPKQQFVIPHE; encoded by the coding sequence ATGAAGAAACTTATATCAATAGTATTTGTCTTGTTCTTGCTGGCACCGGTCCTCGCGTTGGCTCAGGAAAAGATCACCGAAGAACAGGCGCAGGCCGAGCTTCTGAGCGTGAAAGATAAACTTGCCCAGGCTGAAGCGAAGATCTCAAGCCTGGAGTCCGAGATCGCAACGCTGAAATCTGACATTGCGGCGCTCGAGACGAAACGCAGCGAACTCGAGACCAAACTGGCCGAGCTGAAGGAAACCTGGAAGAAATGCCAGTATGGACGTTATAAGGTTGTCGATGGCGACTGGCTTTCCAAGATTTCCAGCATGCAGAAAGTCTATAATGACGGAAAAAAATGGCCCATGATATACGAAGCGAACAAGGGCCTGATCAAAAATCCGAACATTATATATCCAAACTGGATCTTGCTTATTCCGACTCTGGACGTGTATACAGTAGCGCCCGGAGATTGCATGTGGCTTATCGCCTCATACTTGTCGATATATTCAGACGCCAAGAAATGGCCGGAAGTGTACGAAGCCAATAAGGATAAGATCAAAGATGCTGACATGATCTATCCCAAGCAGCAATTTGTAATACCGCACGAATAA
- the dxr gene encoding 1-deoxy-D-xylulose-5-phosphate reductoisomerase — MKKIIVLGSTGSIGRNTLKVVSGLKGYKIVGIAAHTDHAALLKQAASVKPRAIALIAGDRHYKEIKSSVKNMKFFCGEEGIKDMIRALDADILVAAFASAVGIDGILHAIEKKMKLCLATKELLVTYGEIIMRQIKKSRTAISPIDSEHSAVSQCLEGRKPSEVLAIILTASGGPFLDRSIKNVVKADVLNHPVWKMGAKITVDSATMMNKGLEIIEARHLFGIPADKIKVAIHPEALCHSLVQFIDGSMLCQVSSPDMKLPIQYALTAPARWPCPVKYLDIRKVKALHFRMPDKRKFRCLGLAYEALRIGKSMPAVLNGANAAAVRSFLEGRLKFDMIPSVIETVMGNHQPRAGGIKEYRDAEKWAFHAAYRRSGQC; from the coding sequence ATGAAAAAAATAATTGTCCTGGGTTCCACCGGTTCTATCGGCAGGAATACGCTAAAGGTCGTTTCCGGCCTGAAGGGTTATAAGATCGTGGGCATTGCCGCGCATACAGATCATGCGGCCTTGCTAAAACAAGCGGCTTCGGTCAAACCCCGGGCGATCGCGCTCATTGCAGGTGACCGTCATTACAAGGAAATCAAGTCATCGGTCAAAAATATGAAATTTTTCTGCGGCGAGGAAGGGATCAAAGATATGATCCGGGCACTCGACGCGGATATATTGGTCGCCGCGTTCGCGAGCGCCGTGGGGATCGACGGCATCTTGCACGCGATTGAGAAAAAAATGAAGCTGTGCCTGGCGACCAAGGAATTGCTCGTGACCTACGGCGAGATCATTATGCGCCAGATCAAGAAGAGCCGGACCGCGATCAGCCCCATCGACAGCGAACATTCGGCGGTATCACAATGCCTGGAAGGAAGAAAGCCTTCTGAAGTACTCGCAATTATCCTGACCGCATCGGGCGGCCCCTTCCTTGATCGGTCCATAAAGAACGTCGTAAAAGCCGACGTGCTTAACCATCCGGTGTGGAAGATGGGAGCGAAAATAACCGTGGATTCGGCAACCATGATGAACAAAGGCCTGGAAATAATCGAAGCCCGCCATCTATTCGGCATCCCGGCTGATAAGATCAAGGTCGCGATCCATCCCGAGGCGCTGTGCCACTCGCTGGTTCAGTTCATCGACGGCAGCATGCTCTGCCAGGTCTCAAGTCCGGACATGAAACTCCCCATCCAGTACGCGCTCACTGCGCCGGCGCGATGGCCATGCCCGGTGAAATACCTCGATATCCGGAAGGTAAAGGCACTTCATTTTAGGATGCCGGACAAAAGAAAATTCCGTTGCCTTGGTCTTGCCTATGAAGCCCTGCGCATCGGCAAAAGCATGCCCGCCGTGCTTAACGGCGCCAATGCCGCGGCGGTTCGGTCGTTTCTCGAAGGCCGTTTAAAATTCGATATGATCCCATCGGTCATAGAAACAGTCATGGGAAACCATCAGCCCCGCGCCGGCGGGATAAAGGAATATCGTGATGCTGAAAAATGGGCTTTTCACGCGGCATACAGGAGGTCTGGTCAATGCTGA
- the ispD gene encoding 2-C-methyl-D-erythritol 4-phosphate cytidylyltransferase — translation MSVYAVLVAAGQGKRFKAKKQFVLIDRKPLLTCSLDVFEKNNHIKSVIIVVQENDIARTRDIVRRFKYSKVHAIVPGGKRRQDSVRNGIMAIYLSANTDTTTADIAVVHDAVRPLISNALINQGIALCRKYHCVTPGVPVRDTIKYARTGRVIKTMPRENLFQIQTPQFFDLALLRTAYNAVKFSDEFTDEASIIEAYGAPVYVMPGSRTNIKVTDRADLDMVRRLITSR, via the coding sequence ATGTCGGTTTATGCGGTCCTGGTCGCAGCCGGCCAGGGAAAGCGGTTCAAAGCGAAAAAGCAGTTCGTTCTAATTGACCGTAAGCCCTTATTAACATGCAGCCTGGATGTTTTTGAAAAAAACAACCACATAAAGTCCGTAATCATCGTGGTTCAGGAAAATGACATTGCCCGGACCCGGGATATCGTTAGACGTTTCAAATATTCAAAAGTCCATGCCATCGTACCCGGCGGGAAAAGGCGTCAGGATTCGGTCCGTAACGGCATCATGGCGATTTATCTCAGCGCCAATACCGATACGACCACCGCCGATATCGCCGTGGTACATGACGCCGTGCGTCCGCTGATATCGAACGCCCTCATAAACCAGGGCATTGCTCTTTGCCGGAAATACCATTGCGTCACACCTGGTGTACCGGTGCGCGATACAATAAAATACGCCCGTACCGGCAGGGTCATCAAGACGATGCCGCGCGAAAATCTTTTCCAGATACAAACGCCGCAGTTCTTCGACCTGGCGCTTTTAAGGACCGCCTACAACGCGGTGAAGTTCTCCGATGAGTTCACGGACGAGGCATCGATCATCGAAGCCTATGGAGCACCTGTGTACGTCATGCCAGGCAGCCGCACTAATATCAAGGTGACCGACCGCGCTGATCTGGACATGGTTCGCCGTCTTATAACATCGCGATGA
- a CDS encoding T9SS type A sorting domain-containing protein — protein MCKSLQLMAAAFFPTIKSASNKDGRSAIWNCRDQNGTRVIPGIYFYRVLSDKGSVTGKVIVR, from the coding sequence ATGTGTAAAAGTTTACAATTAATGGCAGCTGCCTTTTTTCCTACGATCAAATCGGCGTCCAATAAAGATGGACGCTCAGCTATCTGGAACTGCCGCGACCAGAATGGCACGCGCGTAATCCCCGGCATTTATTTTTACAGGGTGCTTTCGGATAAGGGATCTGTCACCGGCAAGGTCATAGTTCGGTGA
- the rseP gene encoding RIP metalloprotease RseP, whose protein sequence is MLITIIAFLFVLAFSITIHEFGHFIAAKICGIPVEKFSIGFGPPLIRIKIGETDFRIAYFPLGGYVKMAGDDEGELPGFGKQLPVQQKTELPSPADKDSLAYKDATEAADAILKQDALPAAGPKQAGFYDAPIYKRILVVFSGPLFNILSAAIIFIFVLIVYGVLVNPYMRLQVEPESYASRMGFIDGDSVISVDGAPMASWDDVINAVEVRKNKEVNFELFRGGTPVENRIIIDPDSFDLRPRVPPTLGFVKRDGPADKAGMKTGDIVISINNQPVRTWDEMVERIRPAKNVTMNFEWTHGAEHKTASITPLPFYDPLANDTVGQIGALMPLSRRHIAAPYAVLMGCQRSGELLWLTLRTLWQLIIGKISRRALGGPIAIFKLSGESARWGFENLLSLIGIISINLGLVNLFPLPAFDGGHIIMGIVEALRKKRFSQKTRLVIQQIGYAIILLIIVYVTFNDITR, encoded by the coding sequence ATGCTGATAACGATCATCGCGTTTCTATTTGTCCTTGCCTTTTCGATCACTATCCATGAATTCGGTCATTTCATCGCCGCCAAGATATGCGGCATACCGGTTGAGAAATTTTCCATCGGATTCGGCCCGCCGTTGATCAGAATTAAGATCGGCGAAACCGATTTCCGCATCGCCTATTTCCCCCTTGGTGGTTATGTCAAAATGGCGGGAGATGATGAAGGCGAGCTTCCCGGCTTTGGGAAACAGCTGCCAGTACAGCAAAAGACTGAATTGCCCTCCCCCGCTGACAAGGACAGCCTCGCATACAAGGATGCTACTGAAGCTGCTGACGCCATTCTAAAACAAGATGCTTTGCCGGCAGCTGGTCCAAAGCAGGCCGGATTCTACGACGCGCCGATCTATAAAAGGATCCTGGTCGTATTCAGCGGGCCGTTGTTCAACATCCTGTCGGCCGCGATTATTTTTATATTTGTGCTTATCGTTTATGGCGTGCTGGTCAATCCCTACATGAGGCTGCAAGTAGAACCGGAAAGTTATGCATCAAGGATGGGCTTTATTGACGGTGATTCAGTGATCTCGGTGGATGGTGCACCCATGGCATCTTGGGACGATGTTATCAACGCGGTCGAGGTGCGCAAGAACAAAGAAGTCAATTTTGAACTCTTCCGTGGGGGAACGCCGGTGGAAAACAGGATAATAATTGACCCTGATTCATTCGACCTGCGGCCGCGTGTGCCTCCAACGCTTGGTTTCGTGAAACGGGATGGACCAGCTGACAAGGCCGGCATGAAAACCGGCGATATCGTTATCAGCATCAACAACCAGCCGGTCAGAACCTGGGACGAAATGGTGGAAAGGATCCGACCTGCCAAGAATGTCACCATGAACTTCGAGTGGACGCATGGTGCCGAACATAAAACCGCCAGCATTACGCCCCTGCCTTTCTATGATCCGCTGGCCAATGATACCGTCGGCCAGATCGGTGCGCTGATGCCTCTGAGCCGCCGGCATATCGCCGCACCGTACGCAGTGCTTATGGGTTGCCAGAGAAGCGGTGAGCTGCTCTGGCTAACTTTGCGGACACTGTGGCAGCTGATCATTGGCAAGATTTCGCGCCGGGCGCTGGGCGGCCCCATCGCTATATTTAAATTAAGCGGTGAATCAGCACGCTGGGGTTTTGAGAACCTGCTCAGCCTTATCGGCATCATTTCGATCAACCTGGGCCTGGTGAACCTGTTCCCGCTGCCGGCCTTTGATGGCGGTCATATCATAATGGGCATCGTGGAAGCGCTGCGCAAAAAAAGATTTTCGCAAAAGACAAGGCTGGTTATACAGCAGATCGGCTACGCGATCATCCTGCTGATCATTGTCTATGTCACCTTCAATGACATTACCAGATAA
- a CDS encoding FlgD immunoglobulin-like domain containing protein, producing the protein MTKYLLCIQALVLCSWAQVWTPFGEQNANYEWHSAVFTPNDFDDCWSVGFNNSTSKGRIERRRVEIWPIPDVLNQNYLWHALNTRYYPDNKVYFGGYKNNQPDIYKGRFCYRAAYYGDFYEISLPYPYNQPGLSTTPVISISMDDIAGHLMVTGGNGMILFYDVTTGQWITPQTHPYPDDESDWYDGTWTMDGFMVCGDNSGKIYRTTNLGSSWEPCLNPSSYPDNSFPRDYYITDYGVYHGALTPLSVPHNDCRAYYAGMIGFNYGNIAKWNEGPPPYYTIHNVNPNADTVNSKWWWFTGTSGQCYLYDPPPERWHYFFSGGDGIILRWDPDNPQGILKWWERYLLLPYANDSTYWLTGIGFTLEVPSGVQRWTVGTKGQFMKATDIGGTETDPPSPTGLPDMQQCLNLQMPDDPIFGGFRMIWQPPANSEVSKVAAYWVCPPEDPRWIANKAPIMRTNYLLPWAKGRYLDARVAAMRRDGKCGPWTPLVWVCTLDRLVDDQATGKNNARRIVYGADKLWAFWQKDGMVYMASSEDSGKYWTYRESQEYLGSGKWPAASVTTAGLPVVCWLENLVNGSQVTSRIWYSQYSYNEWTDPTMVKEETYQGNGYLYPAISCDQANHIHIVYGKQYNDYQNWQLWYGEFPYDNPGSVSWHMLDSYAGTPNPGVQLSPTIGTTKYDMPMVAWNRPNSSTQYFGYRDLGIWYTQALSFTGTMPCLEVLGTTAYLTYVNSSDIWYAVGGITGFGKPKRICTTLGNSSSPCIANNVIVWQEQINDDHEIYYSHLTAPDIIWSPPAKLFGYSYLPDEVPQIVWVHPFAFVEWTQGQTNKVVAYNRQVILSREGDGVASFAYDLGDSVPAPVLIARTGFNEYGAEPAKTVDMSSGLLQYRIDGLGKCSHWKAQLSLYHEAGHPVPCRIKLGMQNPIIVTLPSHQIINRTFTIPESLIVNDALDLALESTNGDNVTMGGMLFFATPKPTGGGPQSMKTIHIPSTLNITCLPNPLRDNTFITYNLPDASPIKIAVYNSTGSLIKTIEQGTCEPGIYHNKWNARDTEGNRVPSGIYFIKLETPNTTMVKKAVVIR; encoded by the coding sequence ATGACAAAATATTTGCTCTGTATCCAGGCTCTAGTACTTTGTTCATGGGCGCAAGTGTGGACGCCTTTTGGCGAACAAAATGCCAATTATGAGTGGCATAGCGCAGTATTTACGCCAAACGACTTTGATGACTGCTGGTCAGTAGGCTTCAATAATAGCACATCAAAGGGGAGAATCGAAAGACGCCGGGTTGAGATCTGGCCAATACCTGATGTGCTCAACCAGAACTACCTGTGGCATGCGCTGAATACACGCTACTATCCCGATAACAAAGTCTACTTTGGTGGCTATAAGAACAACCAGCCAGATATATACAAAGGCAGGTTTTGCTACCGGGCGGCATACTATGGGGATTTCTATGAAATTTCCCTACCTTATCCCTATAATCAGCCTGGCTTGTCCACGACGCCAGTAATATCCATCAGCATGGATGACATTGCAGGCCATCTGATGGTTACCGGTGGCAACGGCATGATCCTGTTCTATGACGTGACAACAGGGCAGTGGATAACACCGCAGACTCATCCCTATCCAGACGATGAATCTGACTGGTATGACGGTACTTGGACTATGGATGGCTTCATGGTTTGCGGTGACAATTCGGGTAAAATCTACCGAACCACGAATCTCGGCTCTTCTTGGGAACCCTGCTTGAATCCCAGTTCATATCCTGATAATAGCTTTCCCCGTGACTATTATATCACTGATTACGGAGTCTACCATGGCGCACTAACCCCTCTTTCGGTGCCACACAATGACTGCCGGGCTTACTATGCTGGCATGATCGGGTTCAACTATGGTAATATCGCAAAATGGAATGAAGGTCCGCCACCTTATTATACGATTCACAATGTCAATCCCAATGCCGATACAGTCAACAGCAAGTGGTGGTGGTTCACTGGTACATCTGGGCAATGTTATCTATATGATCCGCCGCCTGAGCGTTGGCATTACTTTTTTTCAGGAGGTGACGGTATTATCCTGCGCTGGGACCCGGATAATCCCCAAGGTATACTGAAATGGTGGGAGCGTTATCTCCTGCTGCCATACGCGAATGATTCTACGTACTGGCTTACGGGTATCGGTTTTACCCTGGAAGTGCCTTCAGGTGTGCAACGCTGGACCGTAGGCACTAAGGGCCAGTTTATGAAAGCCACAGATATCGGTGGTACAGAAACGGATCCACCTTCGCCAACGGGATTACCAGATATGCAGCAATGCTTAAATCTCCAAATGCCTGATGATCCTATCTTTGGCGGTTTTCGCATGATCTGGCAACCTCCTGCAAACAGCGAAGTGTCCAAAGTCGCTGCCTATTGGGTATGTCCGCCGGAAGATCCACGATGGATAGCCAATAAAGCGCCCATTATGCGCACTAATTATCTCCTCCCTTGGGCTAAAGGGCGTTATCTTGATGCCCGCGTAGCTGCAATGCGCAGAGATGGCAAGTGTGGTCCATGGACACCCCTTGTGTGGGTCTGCACATTGGACAGATTAGTCGATGATCAAGCCACCGGTAAGAACAATGCTCGGCGCATAGTATATGGCGCCGATAAATTATGGGCATTCTGGCAGAAGGATGGTATGGTCTATATGGCATCGAGCGAAGATAGTGGAAAATATTGGACGTACCGTGAGTCTCAAGAATACCTTGGGAGTGGTAAATGGCCTGCAGCCAGCGTGACAACTGCCGGCTTGCCAGTTGTTTGCTGGCTTGAGAATTTGGTCAATGGCTCGCAAGTAACATCCCGTATCTGGTATTCGCAATATTCTTACAATGAATGGACCGATCCTACAATGGTCAAAGAGGAAACCTATCAAGGCAATGGCTATCTATACCCAGCGATATCATGTGATCAGGCCAATCATATTCATATCGTCTATGGCAAGCAGTACAACGACTACCAGAACTGGCAGCTCTGGTATGGTGAATTCCCATACGACAACCCGGGTAGCGTCAGCTGGCACATGCTCGATAGTTATGCGGGCACGCCAAATCCAGGCGTCCAGTTATCACCCACTATCGGTACGACCAAATACGACATGCCTATGGTGGCATGGAACCGTCCCAATAGCAGCACGCAGTATTTCGGATACCGCGACCTGGGTATATGGTACACCCAGGCATTGAGCTTCACCGGCACTATGCCTTGCCTAGAAGTATTGGGTACTACTGCCTACCTTACTTATGTGAATAGCAGCGATATTTGGTATGCAGTCGGTGGTATAACGGGTTTTGGCAAACCAAAGAGAATCTGTACAACCCTTGGCAATTCATCATCGCCCTGCATTGCTAACAACGTGATTGTTTGGCAGGAACAAATCAACGATGACCATGAGATCTACTACTCCCATCTCACCGCGCCCGACATTATCTGGTCGCCACCGGCAAAGTTGTTCGGCTATTCCTATTTGCCAGATGAAGTACCGCAAATCGTTTGGGTCCACCCATTTGCCTTTGTCGAATGGACACAAGGACAAACCAATAAAGTCGTCGCCTATAACCGGCAAGTCATTCTATCCCGGGAAGGCGATGGCGTCGCATCGTTTGCCTATGATCTCGGAGACTCAGTGCCAGCACCAGTTCTAATCGCCAGAACTGGTTTTAACGAGTATGGTGCGGAACCCGCAAAAACAGTGGATATGAGTTCCGGCCTATTGCAGTATCGCATCGATGGTCTGGGAAAATGCTCGCATTGGAAGGCTCAACTATCACTATATCATGAGGCTGGACATCCGGTTCCCTGCCGGATAAAATTGGGCATGCAAAATCCAATAATAGTAACATTGCCATCGCATCAAATCATCAATCGAACCTTCACTATACCGGAATCATTAATCGTAAACGACGCGCTTGATCTAGCGCTTGAATCAACAAATGGTGACAATGTGACAATGGGCGGCATGCTCTTCTTTGCTACGCCAAAACCTACGGGCGGCGGTCCCCAGTCAATGAAAACCATACATATTCCATCAACCCTCAATATTACCTGTCTACCGAACCCTCTACGCGATAATACATTCATTACGTACAATTTACCGGACGCATCCCCGATAAAAATAGCCGTCTACAACTCGACCGGCAGTCTCATTAAAACCATTGAGCAGGGTACCTGTGAACCTGGCATTTATCACAATAAATGGAATGCACGCGATACAGAAGGCAATCGCGTTCCCAGCGGCATCTATTTTATTAAGCTTGAGACACCTAACACGACCATGGTTAAAAAGGCTGTGGTCATCCGATAA